The genomic window GTTTAGTACTTTGTTTACCGCATCAATTAGGATCTCATGGGCAGTATCTCTGCCGACCTTTATGGCGAAGTGAAGGTGGTCTACAACATTGGCTCCGGGTAGGGGGTGCCTGAGGGTAATTGCAGTAGAAACTACTTTTCCATCTTCAATATTTAGAGCTTGTGCTCTAATACCGCTGGTTCCAATATCCAATGCTATTCCATATCTGGTTTTCATTTGATAGTACCTCAAATGTTTAAGTCCCTTAAAAATTAGTTTTAAATATTCTAAAAAGAAAAATAAAAATTTAAGTATTTTTTTTAGTCGTATTCAGGAACAAATTCTCCGACTATCTGTGAGTACTCTTTTCTGATATCTTTCCATGTTTTTTTGTCTTTTAATATACTGTCGGCAAGTTTTGGGGCGTGATATGCTTCAACACCATATACGCTCATAGGGAAAGATTCTACAAAGTCCTTTCTTACAGAACCTCCGCCGCATCCAATGGCAGGAACTTCAAGACCATTTTTTTCCAGTTCTTCAACCACTTTTGGGAAAGCAGTCATGGTAGTTGTCATCAGAGCTGTTCCAGTCATAAATATTGGTTTGTATTCTTTTACAGCTTTTATGACATCTTCATTAGGCACATCTCTACCTAAATCTATTGCATTGTACCCATTAGCCCTTAAAAACATTACTACTAGATTTTTGCCTATATCGTGAGGGTCTCCTTCAGCAACAAAAGAAACTACGGTTCCTTTAGTTTCACTTTTATGGCCCAGAGCTTCTTCACTTTCTTTTAAACCTTCCATCATGGAATCTCCAGAAAGCATCAGGTCTGGAAGGAAATAAAAACCTTTAGTGTAAAGTTCGTTAACTGCATCCATTCCCTTCATTAAACCGTTGTTAATTACATCCATTGGCGATTCGCCGCTTTTTAGCCCTTCCTTAACTTTACTAACTGCTTCTTCTGTGTCTCCACGGAGCACAGCCCTCGCAATTGATCTGTAAGGTTCATCTTTAGGCAAAATGGCCTGCACGTCAGGGTCATTTTCAGGTGTTATGGCCGGCCCTTCAAGTTCCACATTATATCTGACTGCTATAAAGTCTTGATCTAGTTTTGATTCTAATTCTTCCATATAACTCATCTCAACACCTCAGAGGTCATAATTTTTAGGATTAAAGTCCGGTACTTTCCTTGAATATGCTCTTATACATTCATCAATAAATTGGTCCCTGTCGGCAGGTAAATCTTCAAGTATTTTAAGAGCATTATCGAGTGAATCTCTTTCAAATCTGGTAAGATACATTTTATTTGCATCAACCGCTTCATTTATTATTTTTCCTGCTTCAATGGCAGCTGCCCTTGACCTCAGGTAAGTATCCTTACCATATTTAACTATGGCTTCACCTATCCTGTGGGCATTATCGTATGCAAGTACCAGTGCCTGAGGGTCTCTGTATTTATCTGTGAGAGTGTAAAGATCTCTTAAAACTTCTTCCTGCCCTGTTTGGAGAGCTGTGTTCATGAGAGATGCTTCATACCCTGTAGCCTGTAACCATACTTCTGGAGTTGTTCCTCCCATCTCCTGTCTGTGGTAAACAGATTCATTACTCCACACGTCTGTAACTCCACAAACCAGGTTACCCATTAAATCAGAGTGTGCACAGACTGCATTTTTACCTTCCATTGCTATTGGAACTCCGCTTATCGCTTTTATGATCGGGTTTTCATAGCCGCAGTCTTTTAACGGACCAACAGCACCGCATTCAACTGCTACAAGGCTCCTTGCACCACCCATTCCCCTTGCAAGTGCAGCAACAGTGTGTGAAACATCTTTATCCAGCAGCCCTCCTGCAATAAACATGGCGGTATTGGCTTGAGAACAATCTGTATCTCCACCCGGCCTGCAGTCGTATTTTTTACAGATATTTACGATTCTTTTCCACATATATTCCATATCTATGCTTCCGAGAACACCTATCCCGAAGAGTATTGCTCTTATATCTCCCCTCGCAATTCCATAATCAGATAATGCTTTTCCTCCCATAGTTTCTATACAAAGATCAGAAGCCCCGTTTGCAGCACAGGCTTCCATGGATTCTTCAATCCGGTTATCGTAATCAGATCCTCTAAGTCCTGGACCTCTTTCTTCTATCCTTATATCAGCTGGTGTCTGTCTAAGAGATACTCTGATGCCGTATTCATCGTAGTATTTTTCTAGAATCTCAGCCTGGACTCGTGTAGTTTCTGCAGCCCATTCTGGATTGTTGGTTTGTTGGGAAACGTGTTCTTGCTCTAACATGAATGCAGGCAGCCCTATACCGACAGCCCTTTCACAGGCACTTTGTGCTATATTACGGCATTCTGCTATCATTTTTTCTTTAGACCCTTCAGAACCTTCTACTGGAGCGACTTTTACTTCGGGTACTACGTAACCGGCACCGAACTGCATGTTCCAACGTTGACTCACTGGAAATTTGGCACGGCCGAAAACCATTTCTTCAGGTTTTTTATACACCATTTTAGTAAATCTTTTCACATTTTTCACCACTAGTTATTCATATAAAATCATCATAATTATATAACGTTCAAATTGTTTATATTTTTGCAATTGGATAAAAAAATTAAAATTTATAGAATTAATTGAATAGTCAATTTATTATGGGGATATGGAAAAAATGGTAGTCGAAAATGCAATGAAAATAATAAAAAAGCTAAAAGGAGTCCTTGACGTACAAGAGCTTTCAGAGGAAGATAAAAAAGCTCTGCTTGAAATTGAATCCAA from Methanobacterium veterum includes these protein-coding regions:
- the mtaC gene encoding methanol--corrinoid protein MtaC; the encoded protein is MSYMEELESKLDQDFIAVRYNVELEGPAITPENDPDVQAILPKDEPYRSIARAVLRGDTEEAVSKVKEGLKSGESPMDVINNGLMKGMDAVNELYTKGFYFLPDLMLSGDSMMEGLKESEEALGHKSETKGTVVSFVAEGDPHDIGKNLVVMFLRANGYNAIDLGRDVPNEDVIKAVKEYKPIFMTGTALMTTTMTAFPKVVEELEKNGLEVPAIGCGGGSVRKDFVESFPMSVYGVEAYHAPKLADSILKDKKTWKDIRKEYSQIVGEFVPEYD
- the mtaB gene encoding methanol--corrinoid protein co-methyltransferase MtaB, producing MKRFTKMVYKKPEEMVFGRAKFPVSQRWNMQFGAGYVVPEVKVAPVEGSEGSKEKMIAECRNIAQSACERAVGIGLPAFMLEQEHVSQQTNNPEWAAETTRVQAEILEKYYDEYGIRVSLRQTPADIRIEERGPGLRGSDYDNRIEESMEACAANGASDLCIETMGGKALSDYGIARGDIRAILFGIGVLGSIDMEYMWKRIVNICKKYDCRPGGDTDCSQANTAMFIAGGLLDKDVSHTVAALARGMGGARSLVAVECGAVGPLKDCGYENPIIKAISGVPIAMEGKNAVCAHSDLMGNLVCGVTDVWSNESVYHRQEMGGTTPEVWLQATGYEASLMNTALQTGQEEVLRDLYTLTDKYRDPQALVLAYDNAHRIGEAIVKYGKDTYLRSRAAAIEAGKIINEAVDANKMYLTRFERDSLDNALKILEDLPADRDQFIDECIRAYSRKVPDFNPKNYDL